GGCTAAGATCGATCTGTACGAGTCCCCCGACTGGGCCGACGGATTTGACCTCGTTGTCCACAATGAGTGCTTCGCCGGTACGAAAGACCCCGAGTACATCCGTAGGATCACAGCGGCGCACCACGCCGGTGTTCCCGCAGTTGTCATTCACTGCGCCATGCACACCTACCGCGATACGAAAATTGACGATTGGCGGGAATTCCTCGGTGTGACCAGTCGCCGACATGAACATCAGGCTCGCTATGGGGTCGAAGTCCAAACGGCCGATCATCCAATTATGCGAGAGTTTCCTGAGCCCTACACCATGCCCATGGATGAACTGTACGTCATTGAGAAGGTGTGGCCAAATACGACGGTACTGGCGACGTCGAAGAGCCAAGTCGACGGCAAATCGTATC
This genomic window from Allorhodopirellula heiligendammensis contains:
- a CDS encoding ThuA domain-containing protein, producing the protein MMFSSKLFTGWVLASVLAVPLFSANLPAAESSKHKPLNVLLITSGCCHDYDFQGKALQLAAEKAGVKVAWTVVSKGGTGTQAKIDLYESPDWADGFDLVVHNECFAGTKDPEYIRRITAAHHAGVPAVVIHCAMHTYRDTKIDDWREFLGVTSRRHEHQARYGVEVQTADHPIMREFPEPYTMPMDELYVIEKVWPNTTVLATSKSQVDGKSYPVIWTNQYGKARVFGTTYGHSKDTFQDDEYLALLVRGMQWAVSQ